A DNA window from Hordeum vulgare subsp. vulgare chromosome 1H, MorexV3_pseudomolecules_assembly, whole genome shotgun sequence contains the following coding sequences:
- the LOC123410012 gene encoding NDR1/HIN1-like protein 6, whose translation MADHQRQRIHPVDLEAGQPRPSAPLVPPGSSFRSDKGDPAAAAGGRPPHHQPLPPPPRRVAAPLPLPPPKRRRGCCCRFICCAVVTALLLAVLAAAALGALYLVFQPKAPRYSVDRLSVSQFQVDPALTASARFDVTVTAANPNGRIGIFYERGSSLSVWYDTHRLAQGALPAFYQPRRNTTVLGVVMAGQAQLGSAVVAALRDEQQTGAVPLVFRADVPVRVELGSLKLWTVTSRVRCDLVVDSLLNASTHIKIKASNCKFSLKL comes from the coding sequence atggcggaccACCAGAGGCAGAGGATCCACCCGGTGGACCTGGAGGCGGGGCAGCCGAGGCCGTCGGCGCCGCTGGTGCCGCCGGGGAGCTCGTTCCGGTCCGACAAGGGCgacccggccgcggccgcgggCGGGAGGCCGCCGCACCACCAGCCGCTGCCCCCGCCGCCGCGCCGCGTGGCggcgccgctgccgctgccgccgccgaagCGGCGCAGGGGCTGCTGCTGCCGCTTCATCTGCTGCGCCGTGGTGACCGCCCTCCTGCTCGCCGTGCTCGCCGCGGCGGCCCTGGGCGCGCTCTACCTGGTGTTCCAGCCCAAGGCGCCGCGCTACTCGGTGGACCGGCTGTCGGTGTCGCAGTTCCAGGTGGACCCGGCCCTGACGGCGAGCGCGCGGTTCGACGTGACGGTGACGGCGGCGAACCCGAACGGCCGCATCGGCATCTTCTACGAGCGCGGGTCCAGCCTGAGCGTGTGGTACGACACCCACCGGCTCGCCCAGGGCGCGCTCCCGGCCTTCTACCAGCCCCGCCGCAACACCACGGTGCTGGGCGTGGTCATGGCCGGGCAGGCGCAGCTGGGCAGCGCGGTGGTGGCGGCGCTGCGCGACGAGCAGCAGACGGGCGCCGTGCCGCTGGTGTTCCGCGCCGACGTTCCCGTGCGGGTGGAGCTCGGCAGCCTCAAGCTGTGGACGGTCACGTCCAGGGTGCGCTGCGACCTCGTCGTCGACAGCCTCCTCAACGCCAGCACCCACATCAAGATCAAGGCCAGCAACTGCAAGTTCAGCTTGAAGCTCTGA